The sequence atttttatgtaacCGCTTGAATTGGCTAGTTGTAATGCTAATATACCACTTCCGACTGTGAACGCAGCAGCTTTACCCAATTTCATCATAATAAAACCAGTTGCCCTGCGAATAGTCccacacatataaataaaaacacattcatAAGCAAATAAGAGTTTAAATTTAGTACCATCCAGAAGCCGAACCAAATATCAACTGTCTGGTTGCAGATTTTTTGCCCACATCTTTGATGACTTTCTCAATCAAAGATTTCGCTTCTTCGGCCGTCTTCTCTAAATCAAAATCTTCGGATGTCGATGGGACGCTATCCCTCTTGTTCACCGCAGCTGATGGTGccatatttctttaaattaaaaataagtttttcagTCAAAATGATATGTTAACTGTCAAAAGTTATTCGTTCACAGTAATAGGGCTTAGAGaaaatgaagtaaaaaaaatgctGAAACGAACAAGTTTTATTGTGAATAACAGAAGATGAATCACTTACTAGTTAAGTAGTAAATCGGATGTAGGAAATTCGGACTGACGAAATGGCGAGTAACTTTGTATCAACAATAGCAACTAcgaactataggtacctatcattttttattgcaaaaaCGGAATAGATTCCAATATTTTTAAGTCGCCAGAATGACCAACACAACGAAATAAACAAGAGAATTGCTTTCTAATACTATCTAGTGCACACacagtattaagtattatagtCAGTAATCGTGTCCTACTCGTTTTTATCGCTAGATGGCGCTGCCATATACGATTTTTGGCCCGTCTGACTCGTAGACTATGGAATATTACTTAGTCGTAGTCTGGCTGTCAGAGTGGTCTGAGTTACCTGACTGTCACACcacatttatgtaattatgtatttattattatataatagttattgtaatatatttattttatttattattactgatgacaggaaaaaaagtacaaattactaattagaatattttaaatacaacttatataatcactttgtataatatgttagtttgatgtaaaaaactataaataaaatgataaaatctacTATATTCactttatgttatacatttatacttatagtTTACCTAATATACGTTAGGTTACTGTGGAAAACCGTAgataaaaatgatgataaagttaataaaaacgataattttttgtttttacctaCGGCATTGGCAGTAGATTatggtattatacatattttatatttatttacagattATAATAGGCGGtagagcataatataataaagtaaaatacggTGACCTCTTGTAAGTTGTAGTTATAGACGAATAgacgatgatattataatatagtatagtgcaGTAGGTCAGTACATTCTACGTGTATGAGTGTGTTACAGACGAAGACAGAGTACGTCAAGCAGTATTAAAcagattttattgtttttctcgtggaaattttaaaatctaataaaggTAACATGAAAATGGCGtaaaatggatttaaaataGTCCCAAATTAATACGCATCCATAGTCATTTACCTAGTGGAAATTTGGTGATCACTGAGAAAATTAAATGCAACATGAAAGAACAAGCaaaaatttcgtcaaaattaccGGGTCAAATCACAAAgtgattatttaagtttatgtcATAACATATCATACTGAGTGATTATATacgttttgtttaaaatattccaatttgtacttttttcctccgagatttttttttctgttcccCTTTATTACTATGCAATGGTTCCCCAAAACTGCGAGGAACGAGGTAAATATTGATACTTGaatacttgatattttatacacaaaactactatagtactataataaaaaatatttattctttatttggAGAAGGTAAACCCATACttacgattatatattttacttttggtGATGCGAAAAGTTTAAGAACCGCTATACTATAATAGCTACttcaatagtatattttaatattttattgttatataaataatataaaaaaacccgAATCACCTATATTAGCTCAGCTATATGACTAAGATAATTCGTAATTAGATAACACTTTTGCACAGTTAAGtatgtcatatatttataataataatgttcagcACTGAACACTTGTTTCTATTTTAATACAGAGTATTATAAGCCAAAAGGatattaatacctacttattacctTAAAATCATACATTCaagcttattatatttaattttaattttttcatcatAGTTTATGTCAACTCgatgaaacattattattatccaatacATATAACCAACATCCCAACTCTTTTCATTCAAAATcttgtttatacatataataataataatatttacacataatttGTACACACCATAAAGTATAGATGTTGCCGGGTtagattaatatgtttaaattattttttttaatttttagaatttcttTTTTGTAAACAACATAGCAATTCCATGCAATGTTTGTcacatattgtttattatctacctattttacataatattctatttgttttgaatataatttgattCTTATGTAACTTTTATTTCACAGTATTTTTCCGAATAACccggttttttaaaaattttaaaccgtATTTAACCTCTTTAGGGATTGAATTTAAAGAAATTCATTTTAGCGAATGTCTGCATAATAGTTATTTGTATGCCAAAATGCCAAATTCAGCATGATTTGTCTAGTATAGTTGGAGCAGTGCGTCGACAGATCAGTAAATTACGCTttccttttatatatatatttgtttactatTCACTATTCAGATAAAactgaatatataaattaaaatataaaatcaactaTTTCAACTTTCAAGGTTATAAATCTAGTAAAAGCAAAAAGGTAGATAACCCAAAATTTGTAAGACATACAATTCTCTatctatttttttgtatattcaaGATTGTTAACTTGACTTTTCTTCACCCTTTTTTCTGTTGACGTTTAGAGTACAAAATCGACAATCGTATCGTATTTTTGGGTTCTATCGTCATTCGAATGTTCGACTGACAAACCCAATCGTGTTTTCAAAGGGATAAATCGTAGTAATCGTACGCCATCGGATTTTACGTTTTTTCGTAGTCGTAGTGGCCAGTGAccgaaaaattttaaattacaaataattatcacCGAATACggatagataaatatattgataatgattatcaataatcaatatcaacattttataaaattataagcagTGAGCACAGAAAAACTAAAATCAGAGCGTAGCCGCGTAGGTTGCCTTGAAAAACAACCGATTAGGTACTCGGTTTTGGTATACTAAACTGATTTAGCACCTTATCAGTTAATCATGAATTCATCGTAAATCATgtattttaaagtgaaaaatgaaCCAAATGATTATTGTTTGTTGAACTTTGACATTATTtcagtaattactaataagttaAACTATAACAAACTAAAAACTTTAGATTACCAAATACTTAACAGAGCCCCATGCCTATTATACGACTTAACGGTTACATCGACTGACAGCTGTTTGAATCAAATCCTTCGTGAATTATAAATGAAGTAATAATTGCACATTATTATCAACTGTATTACATCATCTTACACCATCGAGTAAGTGATCGTATTGTATGACCTACCTCTCTAGACTCTAGAATTAACTATAGGCTCTTAACTGTCATaactagttattaaaaaatagttagtaCCACCTGTTGTATACTTGTACCAGTATGTCGTTTGATCAATGTCATTGTGTtgtgtgattttaattttaattttctgttcGCTATTAAATCCTACcacatgtttgtttttttatgtctTCAATTCTATTGAAATGCTATGATTACATCAAAAAATAATCATGTTTACTGCTTTTGGTTGTACCgatatgacatttatttttaatttttattatcaaagtgTGTGTCCagcgttaaatataaatattcagaaATCTGAACAAATATTTAGAAAACAAAAACCCAAAACAGGTactataatacatcatattttaatcatccaaattctaatattaaatactatttgaacaatttgttttaaacacagttaattttgtttgaataaaataattttcactatTTTGTAGGGTCTAAGttcttatattttagtatattttacatttagtaTAAATTTTGCAAATGAGTATATAGTTTCATAGTttttatagcttatatattttgattttacttcaatttttaaatatttcaaagagtTTTAATCAATACTGgactattaacattatttacttttgtatAGACAGTATAGTAGAAATAACTTGTTTTATAAAGAGGATTGGTTTTACGTTGGTGGTCTATTTATTaactagtattattataccagtGAACATTTAACTATCATAGATTAAGAATATGCAACAGTTAGATAATTcactttatttatatacagtgGAACCTCGATTATCCGGGTAATGGCGGGGAGGGGGTCACACGGATAAGTGAAAACCATGGTTAATCgagactttttataataatgtaatttttttaaaattattattagaaatacataggtacaatttgataataatgaaattttgaaaatttttatttagttataattagaaatatatataataatgttatacataatacatctacagtccatacttatttttaaattttcggaaGAGTGAGCacggataatcgaggttctactgtattaaacaattaattaatttaaaatatatttagatgtaCTTTCTGTTTCCAATTAatgtaaacttatatttttttctagtcacgtagaattatgatttattattattaagcagaatatttatatttaatataattaacaacacCTGAACACTAGtcagtttttttttagcaaGCTTCATTTGTAtccaatattttaacaaaaaaaaaaaaatctaataaataagaaaaaacgtagttaaatacaattaactGACTTCAAAAGATACAAGATACAAGATAAAAATGTATCGAAAGTATAAGTAGTATATtcctaaatacataaatatttatttgataaaatcatttttttatataattaataacttaaatttaatattaataatattattatactaaataatcagcaagtatagtaaaaaaaatactaataatctataaaaactataaatattataaaaaatatatacatccatttttatatatatattccataCTTATTCTGTATAATGTAGTCAcagaatattacataaattatagtaagattttcattattttgtcaataatgttataaattataatacctattcaatatgattgtatttaaatgttttgttgtCCAAAGTCCTTTATTTGGTGGTAATCTTATTGTTCATCTTCATATACCAAatgttattatgaaaattatctatttataaaattattgaataaatttcaatgcagtatatacctagtatttttaaattgtagggAAGGGAATATAGTAAATGAAAATTGGTACCATAACATGATCCATActgttatatattacatactattatgcaatattatgttaaattatatattgttaataacttttatttttatataactacagtctacaatataattttattatcaggTCCAATCATCTAATTGCATTTTTCTggatgattttttcaaaaataatttgattacttTAACCTtactaagtaattttttttattaatattggctAAAGCCTATCCATTAAGTTGATTtaatacccgcatgtgttgtctctatcttaataacacataacatagtaaattttatgattggaataatcaattttatttagttattattaatattattatattaagaagaCATTATAGTGTGTATaatgtcaaatcataaaaataatacaatataataaagtttaaaggtaaaaatattttttacgactTCATCTAAATTTTCAAATCCTATTAATTTGcttcaatattgaaaaataattttaaatagtattatgtgtCTTAATTTATGCTTTCTAATATTTAGTTACTTATAATTATGGGACAAGCACAAACAAAATATGGTTAAGAGGACATTATACCCACATGTGTTTTTTATCTTACTAAcccataacataaaaaattaatgttcagAAGAATCTGTTTTACTCTGTTATTTACACTGAAAtaatctattatcaaatttaaggGATTGTCACACCAACATTTGATTTCTCTTTTTAtttcccacataatataggagcAAAAATAGTCTGTATTTCCTCGATTACGGCTCTCTGATTCAGTTTAGAGCAAAGGcacctattaattaaatattttataaagaagaatatttcctAAGCATCAActagatagatttttaatgtatagatttttataaatataagcatattttaatttaaaatagttttgattattattaattattaataatttattcaataatgtaaaaatctatccggtcagTCAATGTAcaggaaatatttttctttattaaatatgtaataggtGCCTTTGTCCTTAACTGAACCAGAGTCGTAATCATGGGAATATGGAATATCtttgtttctatattatgtagaaGATTCAGTGAAAACAAATGTTGATAAGGGGGcctattaaagttaaaaatatagtctAGGACACCTTGAaaggggttttttttatattttaattttgaagcaagatattatcattttaaaattgtaatatattttttataaatttgaaaatactcATAGATTTTAGTACGTTTCTCAAGTTGAACAGAGTATAgataatacctttaaatttaatatatcttattatattaaaaataattgagtttTAACATGATTCTTACATAAAATTCACTTTATTGTATGTTTGTTAGAGTGAGACCAttgtttctttatatttttgaatagaatatttaatgGTTCACAcctgatttaaattttagtaggtgataaacaattttgatttaatattttagttagtaATTTGGTTaaggataaatattttaacaaatggGGTTTTTTTgcacaatatatacatgtatatacatatatttttcaatgaaaattgaaatgctttattattggttataaaaTAACAGTTATATAGTCCTTCAACCTATCATTATACCTATCAATAATCAGTACCAAGGTACCCTAGTATTTGGTATTGACTTgtgtggtaatataatattattatgtacaatgctAAACTTCCTCCTTGGTGAACTAAGCAGCTGCCTGAGAGCCCTTACCTTCCCGGCCCAGGCCTCTGGCCAAGTGCCAAAAAAAGTGGTGCACACGAATTGTGTATGCAAAAAAAGGCCTCTTCTTTAGTAGCTGTCTTGGGGCCCTGAGACCCTTAAGTTTggcattgattatatatataagtgataattaaatattcgtaatctaatttatttatttgaatatgtgtaaaatttattagaataaaatataaactattaatgtttaaattatttgttctaGTTCCAATAAGCGTCAACATGAAATATGAGAAAAACATTTTTCCAGCTGAATGGGAAAGCGATAGTGATGAGTATGATGAATTTGgtgatattattaaacaaaattcataTAATGTAAAACCAGAAGTAGAAGATTTTCAATTAACGTTGATAAATGCTTGTACAACAAACAATGTACCAGAAATCACCCGTGCTTTAAACTCGGGAACTGTTAATATTAAcagttatttgaataataattggaCTGCTTTGATGAATGCAGCATTTTATGGATCTTTAGATGCTGTAATATATCTTTTACAGAATGGTGCTGATCCATTAATGGAGTATGACtgtcataatgttataatgtgtgtatgtaATTGTTCTAGAATTTCTGATGAATTGGACTTATTAAATTGTCTAAAGCATTTAGAAAATGTTGATGGTAT is a genomic window of Rhopalosiphum padi isolate XX-2018 chromosome 4, ASM2088224v1, whole genome shotgun sequence containing:
- the LOC132928880 gene encoding FUN14 domain-containing protein 1-like isoform X2, encoding MAPSAAVNKRDSVPSTSEDFDLEKTAEEAKSLIEKVIKDVGKKSATRQLIFGSASGWATGFIMMKLGKAAAFTVGSGILALQLANSSGYIKIDWDKLTRGVERVAEQVEDSTSDKKKGLLKKVRDIVENNSIMAAGFTGGFFLGVAYS